Proteins found in one Quercus robur chromosome 2, dhQueRobu3.1, whole genome shotgun sequence genomic segment:
- the LOC126715076 gene encoding uncharacterized protein LOC126715076 isoform X1 encodes MIFVSGRQKTLFIPGAPKFFIVSLVTMSFTLARFILTSGISTQAGSTARNHGSLLLTPRARKFTTTAIPLAQKSSEELLVVVGGGAAGVFGAIRAKTLAPNLKVVVIEKGKPLSKVKISGGGRCNVTNGHCTDNLILAEHYPRGHKELRGSFFYTHGPVDTMSWFSDHGVKLKIEDDGRVFPVSNSSSSIIDCLMSEATRLGVSLQTGKAVTTASATSGGKFLIKIEKRTINYVEYVEADYLLIASGSSQQGYSLAAQLGHAIVDPVPSLFTFKIEDSQLAELSGVTFPKVKAKLKLDNVQSNIPQLTQVGPMLVTHWGFSGPVVLRLSAWGARNLFSSGYKGMLVVDFTPDLHIEDVKSILNKHKHRFVKQKVINSCPSEFGLVKRFWKYILDREGLSEDMLWASVSNNSLISVASLLKHCTFKVTGKGQFKDEFVTAGGVPLSEIVLNTMESKIHSRLYFAGEVLNVDGVTGGFNFQNAWSGGYIAGTSIGKLSINAYLQEGVL; translated from the exons ATGATTTTCGTATCAGGTCGCCAAAAAACACTCTTTATCCCTGGTGCGCCCAAATTTTTCATAGTATCACTAGTTACCATGAGCTTCACTTTGGCGCGCTTCATCCTCACCAGTGGGATTTCCACACAAGCTGGAAGTACCGCCAGAAACCATGGCTCTCTCCTTTTAACCCCCAGGGCAAGAAAATTTACTACAACTGCCATACCCTTAGCTCAAAAG TCAAGTGAAGAACTGTTGGTGGTAGTTGGGGGTGGAGCTGCTGGGGTTTTTGGAGCAATTAGAGCAAAGACTCTTGCGCCTAATCTTAAAGTGGTGGTTATTGAGAAAGGGAAACCTTTGTCaaag GTGAAAATATCTGGAGGTGGTAGGTGCAATGTGACAAATGGGCATTGTACTGACAATTTG ATTCTTGCAGAACATTATCCTAGGGGTCATAAAGAACTGAGAGGATCTTTTTTCTACACACACGGCCCAGTGGATACCATGTCCTGGTTTTCTGATCATGGGGTGAAGCTTAAG ATTGAGGATGATGGAAGGGTATTTCCTGTCAGTAACAGTTCTTCTTCGATAATTGATTGTCTAATGTCTGAAGCAACGAGGTTAGGAG TTTCTTTGCAGACTGGAAAAGCTGTGACAACCGCTTCTGCTACTAGTGGTGGAAAATTCCTCATTAAGATTGAGAAGAGAACAATAAATTATGTTGAATATGTTGAAGCTGATTATCTATTGATTGCTAGTGGTAGTAGTCAGCAG GGTTATAGTCTTGCAGCTCAACTTGGTCATGCAATTGTTGATCCAGTCCCAAGTTTGTTTACTTTCAAGATTGAGGATTCACAATTGGCAGAGTTGTCAGGA GTTACTTTCCCTAAAGTTAAAGCTAAGCTGAAATTAGATAATGTCCAAAGTAACATACCACAGCTCACACAG GTTGGGCCCATGTTAGTCACACACTGGGGATTCAGTGGGCCTGTTGTTCTTCGGCTATCTGCCTGGGGGGCACGAAATCTGTTCAGTTCAGGTTACAAAG GGATGCTTGTTGTGGATTTTACACCTGATTTGCATATAGAAGATGTGAAGTCCATACTTAATAAGCACAAGCATCGGTTTGTG AAGCAGAAAGTGATCAATTCATGTCCTTCAGAATTTGGCCTTGTAAAGAgattttggaaatatatattgGATCGTGAG GGTTTATCTGAAGATATGTTGTGGGCTTCTGTTTCTAATAACTCATTAATTTCTGTCGCTTCTTTGTTAAAACATTGTACGTTCAAGGTAACAGGGAAG gGTCAATTTAAGGATGAATTTGTCACTGCGGGAGGTGTCCCACTTTCTGAG ATCGTGCTGAATACAATGGAAAGCAAAATACATTCACGTCTATACTTTGCCGGAGAG GTACTGAACGTTGATGGGGTAACTGGTGGTTTTAATTTCCAG aaTGCTTGGTCTGGTGGATACATTGCAGGAACAAGTATTGGTAAATTATCAATCAATGCTTATCTTCAGGAGGGAGTTTTATGA
- the LOC126715076 gene encoding uncharacterized protein LOC126715076 isoform X2, with protein MIFVSGRQKTLFIPGAPKFFIVSLVTMSFTLARFILTSGISTQAGSTARNHGSLLLTPRARKFTTTAIPLAQKSSEELLVVVGGGAAGVFGAIRAKTLAPNLKVVVIEKGKPLSKVKISGGGRCNVTNGHCTDNLILAEHYPRGHKELRGSFFYTHGPVDTMSWFSDHGVKLKTGKAVTTASATSGGKFLIKIEKRTINYVEYVEADYLLIASGSSQQGYSLAAQLGHAIVDPVPSLFTFKIEDSQLAELSGVTFPKVKAKLKLDNVQSNIPQLTQVGPMLVTHWGFSGPVVLRLSAWGARNLFSSGYKGMLVVDFTPDLHIEDVKSILNKHKHRFVKQKVINSCPSEFGLVKRFWKYILDREGLSEDMLWASVSNNSLISVASLLKHCTFKVTGKGQFKDEFVTAGGVPLSEIVLNTMESKIHSRLYFAGEVLNVDGVTGGFNFQNAWSGGYIAGTSIGKLSINAYLQEGVL; from the exons ATGATTTTCGTATCAGGTCGCCAAAAAACACTCTTTATCCCTGGTGCGCCCAAATTTTTCATAGTATCACTAGTTACCATGAGCTTCACTTTGGCGCGCTTCATCCTCACCAGTGGGATTTCCACACAAGCTGGAAGTACCGCCAGAAACCATGGCTCTCTCCTTTTAACCCCCAGGGCAAGAAAATTTACTACAACTGCCATACCCTTAGCTCAAAAG TCAAGTGAAGAACTGTTGGTGGTAGTTGGGGGTGGAGCTGCTGGGGTTTTTGGAGCAATTAGAGCAAAGACTCTTGCGCCTAATCTTAAAGTGGTGGTTATTGAGAAAGGGAAACCTTTGTCaaag GTGAAAATATCTGGAGGTGGTAGGTGCAATGTGACAAATGGGCATTGTACTGACAATTTG ATTCTTGCAGAACATTATCCTAGGGGTCATAAAGAACTGAGAGGATCTTTTTTCTACACACACGGCCCAGTGGATACCATGTCCTGGTTTTCTGATCATGGGGTGAAGCTTAAG ACTGGAAAAGCTGTGACAACCGCTTCTGCTACTAGTGGTGGAAAATTCCTCATTAAGATTGAGAAGAGAACAATAAATTATGTTGAATATGTTGAAGCTGATTATCTATTGATTGCTAGTGGTAGTAGTCAGCAG GGTTATAGTCTTGCAGCTCAACTTGGTCATGCAATTGTTGATCCAGTCCCAAGTTTGTTTACTTTCAAGATTGAGGATTCACAATTGGCAGAGTTGTCAGGA GTTACTTTCCCTAAAGTTAAAGCTAAGCTGAAATTAGATAATGTCCAAAGTAACATACCACAGCTCACACAG GTTGGGCCCATGTTAGTCACACACTGGGGATTCAGTGGGCCTGTTGTTCTTCGGCTATCTGCCTGGGGGGCACGAAATCTGTTCAGTTCAGGTTACAAAG GGATGCTTGTTGTGGATTTTACACCTGATTTGCATATAGAAGATGTGAAGTCCATACTTAATAAGCACAAGCATCGGTTTGTG AAGCAGAAAGTGATCAATTCATGTCCTTCAGAATTTGGCCTTGTAAAGAgattttggaaatatatattgGATCGTGAG GGTTTATCTGAAGATATGTTGTGGGCTTCTGTTTCTAATAACTCATTAATTTCTGTCGCTTCTTTGTTAAAACATTGTACGTTCAAGGTAACAGGGAAG gGTCAATTTAAGGATGAATTTGTCACTGCGGGAGGTGTCCCACTTTCTGAG ATCGTGCTGAATACAATGGAAAGCAAAATACATTCACGTCTATACTTTGCCGGAGAG GTACTGAACGTTGATGGGGTAACTGGTGGTTTTAATTTCCAG aaTGCTTGGTCTGGTGGATACATTGCAGGAACAAGTATTGGTAAATTATCAATCAATGCTTATCTTCAGGAGGGAGTTTTATGA